A genome region from Anomaloglossus baeobatrachus isolate aAnoBae1 chromosome 5 unlocalized genomic scaffold, aAnoBae1.hap1 SUPER_5_unloc_23, whole genome shotgun sequence includes the following:
- the LOC142259043 gene encoding oocyte zinc finger protein XlCOF29-like, whose product MDRDRDKMADKILHLTLEILFRLTGEDYTVVKKTSSERCQAPVSEGWGRPLSPITGPPPHPPIHEDINDQKILELTYKMIELLTGEVTLLGMLGHYTVTL is encoded by the exons atggatagagacagagacaagatggcggataagatattacacctcaccctagagatcctcttccggcttactggagag gattacacagtagtgaagaagacctctagtgagcgctgtcaggcccctgtgtctgagggatggggaagacccctgagcccaatcacggggcctccacctcaccccccgatacatgaggacatcaatgaccagaagatcctagaactcacctacaagatgattgagctgctgactggagaggtgacactgctgggaatgctgggacattatacagtaacgctatga